The following proteins are encoded in a genomic region of Acipenser ruthenus chromosome 4, fAciRut3.2 maternal haplotype, whole genome shotgun sequence:
- the LOC117399466 gene encoding cytoplasmic dynein 2 intermediate chain 1-like isoform X4: MPSDKRSKEDTWKPDDLKKHIHAAKSDSDTKKRDRPRGVEEKGANGSADSRERRHREREKEVDREKERHREKDRDKTKDRDRDRDRGKERDRNRDRDKDRRKNDERDRGKERERDRRKEEERGKDRDRDRGKERDRERDRDLERERGKDRPKEKDMEQDHKKEQAKETGSNPDKQRERHRDRQRDDERRERHREREHSRRKEEKETERVTKGENEERERRHRDRREKGERSSEEYGEYRRQHAESKDEERDRRRRERRDSDVPKEDREKRRRDGKEREHKARDKDSERKPREKRYTREEMPTDAEELSRKTRQLNPRHREKQDLGGADNERPNRERKEVKDNEQSTKRPQSEWGASQRRLSDTEEPDDETKEVAVEKPVIDEVHSEEPEDNYDEDFEDYDDDFEDDDDAGDEDGDKEEEEDISPYKRAEIEAIQRAMVAENEQIGVVQPRNKSEELDKPKRDSTDTYNKGAQRGKFIDFVAAKHREVSQNVACKQKKRSTALLRLIELDFSVSFSLLDLPPLNEYDMYIKNFGTTNTKQAYIQCNEDNTDRDNQTEEIERVEKWTQHPGESSVVCAGPSSSNESSPDSMTKLSIDSQRLSAFLRSSSQVIAVLLEEDRSEKQSGQSLRSQAASLSISDGSLLLNTNLPFLLGREVCGLHFSHVQRQTMLSVHSPSRKPSAVQLDSKSIVCVWNIWEPSNPHKVLICESEIQCCCFSPGKAILVFAGTVDGSVVVWDLREHSTLHYTMRIGNLDWTLRYPTFSTDAILATSSHLCPVRAVEPVSANVAEGQSQGFSLLSSQEETLGLSFQLASLDESGLLNLWVVMELPKANLAGSQHDLGLKPGGKVKLLHSSSININSSSLPRDTFQTAPSQALMVKFFPSDSNHFFIGTNMGSILAGVDSENCIDLGSPVVCRRKSLGFVHIIPLQQPLPVRCPRLDNHIHLI; encoded by the exons ATGCCGTCAGACAAG CGGTCCAAAGAAGATACTTGGAAACCAGACGACTTAAAGAAACATATTCAT GCAGCGAAGAGTGACAGTGATACAAAGAAAAGAGATCGACCACGAGGAGTTGAAGAGAAAGGCGCAAACGGCAGTGCAGACTCTAGAGAGCGTAGACACAGGGAGCGAGAAAAAGAAGTGGACAGAGAAAAGGAGAGACACAGGGAAAAAGACAGAGACAAGACTAAAGAtcgagacagagacagagaccgGGGAAAAGAGAGGGACAGAAATAGAGACAGAGACAAGGATCGAAGAAAAAATGATGAAAGAGacagggggaaggagagagagagggatagaagAAAAGAGGAGGAAAGGGGCAAAGACAGAGACCGTGACAGAGGAAAagagagggatagagaaagagacCGTGatctggagagggagaggggaaaaGACCGGCCAAAAGAGAAAGATATGGAACAGGATCACAAGAAAGAACAAGCCAAGGAGACGGGAAGCAATCCTGACAAGCAGCGAGAGAGGCACCGGGACCGACAGAGAGATGATGAAAGGAGAGAACGACATAGAGAACGAGAACACTCGAGACGGAAGGAAGAGAAAG aaactgAAAGGGTAACTAAAGGAGAAAATGAAGAACGAGAAAGGAGGCATAGAGACAGAAGGGAAAAAGGAGAGAGGAGTTCAGAG GAGTATGGGGAGTATCGCAGACAACATGCTGAATCTAAAGATGAGGAGCGAGACCGCAGGCGCCGGGAGCGCAGAGATTCTGATGTTCCTAAGGAGGACAGGGAGAAGCGGAGGAGGGATGGGAAAGAACGTGAACACAAAGCGAGAGACAAAGACAGTGAGAGGAAACCAAGAGAGAAAAGATATACTAGAGAAGAAATGCCAACAGATGCTGAAGAACTGAGTCGGAAGACAAGACAGCTCAACCCAAGGCACAGAGAGAAACAAGACTTGGGTGGAGCAGACAATGAGAGACCAaacagagagaggaaagaggtAAAGGATAATGAG CAAAGCACAAAAAGGCCTCAGTCAGAATGGGGAGCTAGTCAGAGAAGATTAAGTGATACAGAGGAGCCA GATGATGAAACAAAAGAGGTAGCTGTTGAGAAGCCAGTTATAGATGAGGTGCATTCTGAAGAACCAGAAGATAACTACGATGAGGATTTTGAA gACTATGATGATGATtttgaggatgatgatgatgctggtgATGAAGACGGAGacaaagaggaggaggaagacatCTCTCCATACAAAAGGGCTGAGATTGAAGCAATACAAAGAGCGATGGTTGCAGAGAATGAACAGATAGGTGTTGTGCAACCAAGGAACAAAAGCGAAGAACTTGATAAACCAAAAAGAG ATTCGACAGACACCTACAACAAGGGAGCGCAACGTGGCAAGTTTATTGACTTTGTGGCAGCAAAGCATCGAGAAGTGAGCCAAAACGTAGCCTGTAAGCAGAA AAAGCGCAGCACAGCTTTGCTTCGGCTGATTGAGCTTGACTTCTCTGTCAGTTTTTCCCTGCTGGATTTGCCACCTTTAAATGAATATGACATGTACATAAAAAACTTTggaacaacaaacacaaaacag gcatatatacagtgtaaTGAAGATAACACTGATCGAGATAATCAGACAGAGGAAATAGAAAGGGTTGAAAAATGGACGCAACATCCTGGAGAAAGCAGTGTTGTGTGTGCAG GTCCCAGTAGCAGTAATGAATCTTCACCAGATTCCATGACTAAACTGAGTATTGATTCTCAAAGGCTGTCAGCATTTCTGCGGTCATCGTCTCAG GTTATTGCTGTTTTACTAGAAGAAGACCGCTCAGAAAAACAGTCTGGTCAGAGTCTCAGATCTCAGGCAGCCAGTTTATCAATCAGTGATGGAAGCTTGCTGCTCAACACCAATCTACCATTCCTGCTTG GTCGGGAAGTATGTGGACTACACTTCTCGCATGTACAAAGGCAAACAATGCTTTCTGTGCACAGTCCATCAAGAAAGCCCAGTGCTGTTCAGCTTGACAGTAAGAGCATcgtgtgtgtgtggaacatctGGGAGCCATCAAATCCACACAAAGTGCTCATCTGTGAATCGGAG ATTCAGTGCTGTTGCTTCAGTCCTGGTAAAGCCATTCTGGTGTTTGCTGGAACTGTTGATGGTTCAGTGGTGGTCTGGGATCTCCGAGAGCACTCCACTTTACATTATACAATGAGGATTGGGAATCTGGACTGGACTCTCAGATATCCTACATTTTCTACTG ATGCCATCCTAGCGACTTCAAGCCACTTATGTCCTGTAAGGGCTGTAGAACCGGTGTCCGCTAACGTAGCTGAAGGTCAGAGTCAAGGATTTTCCCTACTGTCATCTCAGGAAG AAACTTTAGGATTATCTTTCCAGTTAGCATCTCTTGATGAAAGTGGACTGCTTAATCTCTGG gttgtTATGGAATTGCCTAAAGCTAATCTTGCAGGCTCACAACATGATTTAG GTCTCAAACCGGGTGGGAAAGTAAAACTGCTACATAGCTCTTCAATCAATATCAACAGCAG CTCTCTTCCAAGAGACACTTTTCAGACGGCGCCTTCCCAGGCACTGATGGTCAAATTCTTCCCTTCTGATTCCAATCATTTCTTTATTGGCACAAACATG GGGTCAATCTTGGCTGGGGTTGACAGTGAGAACTGCATTGACCTTGGCAGCCCTGTGGTTTGCAGAAGAAAATCGCTTGGGTTCGTTCACATTATCCCACTTCAACAACCCTTACCGGTCAGGTGTCCCAGGTTGGATAATCATATTCATTTGATATAA